A genome region from Sphingobacteriaceae bacterium GW460-11-11-14-LB5 includes the following:
- a CDS encoding HPP family protein, producing the protein MRKRIRRHLRTAKYIVYKETLVDFKEHVWTFIGAFLGIGIIGLLHSKYFTANDNLFLIGSFGASSVLIYGIINSPLAQPRNLIGGHVLCALVGVTIHKLIPGEVWLSSALSVSLSIVLMQITKTLHPPGGATALIANIGSAKIQSLGYLYVLCPVLSGASILLLVAIMVNNRTSHRSYPNNKKWYRVWHRYRR; encoded by the coding sequence ATGAGAAAACGGATAAGAAGACACCTTCGAACAGCAAAATATATTGTCTACAAAGAAACTTTAGTTGATTTTAAAGAACACGTTTGGACATTTATAGGCGCATTTTTAGGTATTGGCATTATCGGCTTACTCCATTCCAAATATTTTACGGCCAACGATAATTTATTTCTCATCGGTTCATTTGGAGCCTCCTCCGTACTTATTTATGGAATCATTAATAGCCCGCTGGCACAGCCGAGGAATTTAATCGGTGGGCATGTGCTTTGTGCCTTGGTAGGCGTTACTATCCACAAACTTATTCCCGGCGAAGTGTGGTTATCTTCTGCTTTGTCGGTTTCTTTATCGATCGTATTGATGCAGATCACCAAAACACTGCATCCCCCGGGTGGGGCGACCGCACTAATAGCCAACATCGGATCAGCCAAAATCCAATCTTTAGGTTACCTGTATGTATTATGCCCGGTATTATCTGGCGCGAGTATTTTACTTCTGGTGGCCATTATGGTAAACAACAGGACCTCACATCGCAGTTACCCCAATAATAAAAAATGGTATAGGGTCTGGCACCGTTACCGCAGGTAA
- a CDS encoding diacylglyceryl transferase has protein sequence MFPTVSHFLEYLFGINLPLPFNTFGVFVALAFVAGYWAFTKELKRKEALGILHPIKKTIVVGKPATTSELIMNGLFGFVIGYKLVYALLNYKLFVNDAQSILMSTKGNIIGGLFFAGLFAYWDYTEKNKHKLDKPKETQVTIHPYQTMSNLIVWAAIWGFLGAKFFDNLEYWDDFVQHPIERLLSFSGLTFYGGLICGGAAVLIIAKRNGIKPLHMLDVGGPGMMLAYAVGRIGCHLAGDGDWGIVNNNPKPFSWLPDWLWSYKYPNNVVGEGIPIPGCTGKFCNELAQGVYPTPIYEVIICLILFAFLWKIRDKIKAPGLMFGIYMILNGLERFCIELIRVNSKYHVFGLSFTQAEMISTFLVVGGIALSAYALRNKNQLA, from the coding sequence ATGTTTCCTACCGTTTCACATTTCTTAGAATATTTATTCGGCATTAATTTACCGCTTCCGTTTAATACTTTTGGTGTTTTTGTAGCGCTGGCCTTTGTTGCTGGCTACTGGGCTTTTACCAAAGAACTTAAGCGTAAAGAAGCGTTAGGCATACTCCATCCCATTAAAAAAACAATTGTGGTGGGTAAACCTGCTACCACATCTGAACTGATCATGAATGGTCTTTTCGGCTTCGTTATTGGTTATAAACTGGTTTATGCCTTGTTAAACTATAAACTTTTTGTTAATGATGCACAGTCGATTTTAATGTCGACCAAAGGAAATATCATTGGTGGTTTGTTCTTTGCCGGTTTGTTTGCTTACTGGGATTATACCGAAAAGAATAAACACAAGCTGGATAAGCCAAAAGAAACACAGGTAACCATCCATCCATACCAAACGATGAGTAATCTGATTGTTTGGGCAGCCATCTGGGGTTTTTTAGGCGCTAAATTTTTCGATAATTTAGAGTATTGGGATGATTTTGTTCAACATCCTATCGAGCGGTTATTGTCATTTAGCGGTTTAACTTTTTATGGTGGTTTAATTTGTGGTGGTGCGGCTGTATTAATTATTGCCAAAAGAAACGGCATTAAACCGCTGCATATGCTTGACGTAGGCGGGCCTGGAATGATGCTGGCTTATGCTGTGGGCCGTATTGGTTGCCACTTAGCTGGAGATGGCGACTGGGGTATTGTCAATAATAATCCAAAACCATTTTCCTGGTTACCAGATTGGTTGTGGTCGTACAAATACCCGAATAACGTGGTAGGAGAAGGTATTCCAATTCCTGGTTGTACCGGTAAGTTTTGTAACGAATTGGCGCAGGGTGTATATCCAACACCGATTTACGAAGTCATTATCTGTTTAATCCTTTTTGCCTTTTTGTGGAAGATCAGGGATAAAATAAAAGCACCGGGTTTAATGTTTGGTATTTACATGATCTTAAACGGTTTGGAGCGTTTCTGCATCGAATTAATTCGTGTAAACTCAAAATATCATGTTTTTGGTCTGTCTTTTACCCAGGCAGAAATGATTTCTACTTTTCTTGTTGTTGGCGGTATTGCACTAAGTGCTTATGCCTTAAGGAACAAGAATCAACTGGCTTAA
- a CDS encoding 3-octaprenyl-4-hydroxybenzoate carboxy-lyase, whose translation MIKKKVIVAVTGASGSIYAKVLFDQLLKLKDQMEAVGVVMSDNAKAVWQFELGNQDYNLFKDFTFYNKNDFNAPFASGSAKYDTMIIIPCSMGTLGRVAHGISNDLISRAADVVLKERRKLIAVVRDTPFSLIHINNMKAVTEAGGIICPANPSFYSLPQTIEEVAGTVISRVLDLAGFEQESYRWQEK comes from the coding sequence ATGATAAAAAAGAAAGTGATTGTTGCGGTTACTGGTGCAAGTGGTTCTATTTATGCAAAGGTTTTATTTGACCAGTTGTTAAAATTAAAAGATCAGATGGAGGCGGTTGGTGTAGTGATGAGCGATAATGCAAAAGCGGTTTGGCAATTCGAACTGGGGAACCAGGATTATAACCTTTTTAAAGACTTTACCTTTTATAACAAAAACGATTTTAATGCTCCTTTTGCCTCAGGATCGGCAAAATACGATACCATGATTATCATTCCCTGTTCTATGGGTACTTTGGGTAGGGTGGCACACGGCATATCGAACGATTTGATTTCGAGGGCTGCAGATGTGGTGTTAAAAGAACGGAGGAAATTAATAGCTGTAGTAAGAGATACCCCATTTAGCTTAATCCATATCAATAACATGAAAGCAGTAACTGAAGCGGGTGGAATCATTTGCCCCGCCAATCCATCTTTTTACAGTTTGCCTCAAACGATAGAAGAAGTTGCCGGAACGGTAATTAGCAGGGTGTTAGATCTGGCAGGTTTCGAACAGGAAAGTTACCGGTGGCAGGAGAAGTAA
- a CDS encoding adenylosuccinate lyase: MNLTSLQAISPVDGRYRKTTESLAAYFSEEALIKYRVFVEIEYFIALCEINLPGLENFDRNLYAELRKIHENFSEVDALEIKETEKVTNHDVKAVEYFIKSKFDALSLQNYKEFIHFGLTSQDINNTAIPYSIKLALNDSYYPAINTLIEKINALAIEWKDIPMLAHTHGQPASPTKLGKEFLVFAERLAIQVESLKNIPNSAKFGGATGNFNAHHIAYPEVNWVNFSNQFVNETLGLTRAQHTTQIEHYDQFAAQCDALKRINNIIIDLDRDIWTYISKNYFKQKIKAGEIGSSAMPHKVNPIDFENAEGNAGIANALFEFFAAKLPISRLQRDLTDSTVLRNVGVPFGHTLIAINSTLRGLNKILLNEAALHADLDENWAVVAEAIQTVLRRENYPNPYEALKELTRTNSKINAASIAEFIEGLAVSEAVKVQLRTITPFNYTGVF; this comes from the coding sequence ATGAATTTAACATCACTACAAGCTATTTCACCAGTTGATGGTCGTTACAGAAAAACAACCGAAAGTTTAGCTGCTTACTTTTCTGAAGAAGCTTTAATCAAATACCGTGTTTTTGTAGAAATCGAATATTTTATCGCACTTTGCGAAATCAACTTGCCTGGCTTAGAAAATTTTGACCGAAATCTTTATGCTGAATTACGCAAAATCCACGAAAATTTCTCAGAAGTTGACGCTTTAGAAATTAAAGAAACTGAAAAGGTAACCAATCATGATGTTAAAGCTGTTGAATATTTTATCAAAAGTAAATTCGACGCCTTATCACTTCAAAATTATAAAGAGTTTATCCACTTTGGCTTAACCTCTCAGGATATTAATAACACGGCCATCCCATATTCAATAAAACTGGCATTGAACGACAGCTATTATCCGGCAATTAACACTTTAATCGAAAAAATAAATGCCCTGGCTATCGAGTGGAAGGATATTCCGATGTTGGCACACACACATGGACAGCCAGCCTCTCCTACCAAGTTGGGTAAAGAGTTTTTGGTTTTTGCTGAGCGTTTGGCTATTCAGGTAGAAAGTTTAAAAAACATTCCGAATAGTGCAAAATTTGGTGGCGCTACCGGCAACTTCAATGCACACCATATTGCTTACCCTGAGGTTAACTGGGTTAATTTTTCAAACCAGTTTGTTAACGAGACTTTAGGTCTGACACGTGCACAGCATACGACTCAAATTGAACATTACGATCAGTTTGCAGCGCAATGTGATGCCTTAAAACGTATCAATAACATTATTATAGATTTAGACCGAGATATCTGGACTTATATTTCTAAAAACTATTTCAAACAGAAAATCAAAGCAGGAGAAATTGGTTCATCGGCTATGCCACACAAGGTTAACCCAATCGATTTTGAAAACGCTGAAGGAAATGCCGGAATTGCCAATGCTTTATTCGAGTTTTTCGCCGCTAAATTACCAATCTCACGTTTACAGAGAGACTTAACCGACTCTACTGTGTTAAGAAACGTAGGTGTTCCTTTCGGACATACCTTAATTGCCATTAACTCTACGCTACGCGGATTAAACAAAATTTTATTAAATGAAGCTGCTTTACATGCCGATTTAGACGAGAACTGGGCGGTTGTGGCCGAAGCGATTCAAACGGTTTTAAGAAGAGAGAACTACCCTAACCCTTACGAAGCCTTAAAAGAATTAACCAGAACAAATTCAAAAATCAATGCAGCAAGTATTGCCGAATTTATTGAAGGTTTAGCCGTTTCAGAAGCTGTTAAAGTACAATTGAGAACCATTACACCTTTTAATTACACCGGCGTTTTCTAG
- a CDS encoding RNA polymerase subunit sigma-70, with protein MNNSLKSSVPTDREVILGILNNSEDTLNKLYKAYYAMVLQFILNNNGDEDDAKDVYQEGIIILYNKIKAGNFELSSKLKTYIYSVCRRIWLKKLSLNSKKTGSITDYEDVFAVEEDVEHHEEKDAAFVKMQSALDHLGEPCKTIIQDFYIHNLSMQDICEKFGYTNTDNAKTQKYKCLQRLKKIFFQP; from the coding sequence GTGAATAACAGTTTAAAGAGTTCAGTTCCAACAGATAGAGAGGTTATTTTAGGTATTCTAAATAACTCAGAAGATACACTTAACAAGTTATACAAGGCTTATTATGCGATGGTTTTGCAGTTTATCCTGAATAATAACGGTGATGAAGATGATGCAAAGGACGTTTACCAGGAAGGCATAATCATTTTGTATAACAAAATTAAGGCAGGTAATTTTGAGCTCAGCAGCAAACTGAAAACTTATATTTATTCAGTTTGCAGGCGTATCTGGCTAAAGAAACTTAGCCTAAACAGTAAAAAAACCGGTAGTATTACCGATTATGAAGATGTATTTGCTGTTGAGGAAGATGTAGAACACCACGAAGAGAAAGATGCTGCTTTTGTAAAAATGCAATCCGCACTCGATCACCTGGGCGAACCTTGTAAAACCATTATTCAGGATTTTTATATCCACAATTTATCCATGCAGGATATCTGCGAAAAGTTCGGCTATACCAATACCGATAATGCAAAAACGCAGAAATATAAATGCCTGCAAAGGTTAAAGAAAATATTTTTTCAACCATAA
- a CDS encoding inositol monophosphatase → MNYELLCTKVISIVRLTGNFIRKEAMQFDVQKIEYKGLNDMVSYVDKTAEQKLVQNLEKLIPDAGFITEEKTINRTGKTYTWIIDPLDGTTNFIHGIPAYGISVALYEDGLPVIGVVYELNRGEMFYSYKGGPALMNKKEIKVSANPDLKSSLLATGFPYYQFDKQPQYLKLLTEMMQKSHGVRRIGAAAIDLVYTACGRFDAFFEYNLQQWDFAAGCFIVQQAGGEVYDFAGGNDYFEKREILATNGKLTTEMLTAIKRYFN, encoded by the coding sequence ATGAATTACGAATTACTGTGTACAAAGGTGATATCGATTGTAAGGCTTACCGGAAATTTTATCCGTAAAGAAGCGATGCAGTTCGATGTTCAAAAAATAGAATATAAAGGATTAAATGATATGGTTTCTTATGTTGATAAAACAGCAGAGCAGAAACTGGTTCAAAATCTCGAAAAATTAATTCCCGATGCAGGTTTTATAACCGAAGAGAAAACGATTAACCGCACAGGTAAAACCTATACGTGGATCATTGACCCCTTGGATGGTACCACCAATTTTATCCATGGCATTCCGGCTTACGGCATTAGCGTAGCGCTTTATGAAGATGGACTGCCCGTTATTGGCGTGGTTTACGAATTAAACAGGGGAGAAATGTTTTATTCGTATAAAGGCGGACCTGCGCTTATGAATAAGAAAGAAATTAAAGTTTCCGCTAATCCTGATCTGAAATCGAGTTTGTTGGCCACAGGCTTCCCATATTATCAGTTTGATAAACAACCTCAGTACTTAAAATTACTGACGGAGATGATGCAGAAAAGCCATGGGGTACGTAGAATTGGTGCAGCGGCAATAGATTTGGTATATACGGCCTGCGGGCGTTTCGATGCTTTTTTTGAATACAATCTACAACAATGGGATTTTGCAGCTGGATGTTTTATTGTGCAGCAGGCAGGAGGAGAGGTATACGATTTCGCTGGTGGAAATGATTACTTTGAAAAAAGGGAGATCTTGGCTACCAATGGTAAACTAACTACTGAAATGTTAACTGCGATTAAACGGTATTTTAATTAA
- a CDS encoding tRNA (N(6)-L-threonylcarbamoyladenosine(37)-C(2))-methylthiotransferase MtaB produces the protein MKKVAFYTLGCKLNFSETSTIGRLFTDAGYAVVEFQDQADVYVINTCSVTEHADKKCRKVVKEALKYSPNAFVTIVGCYAQLKPQEIAEIEGVDMVLGAAEKFRIVEYITDLTKQPKTLIHQQNIEKVNHNFIASYSIGDRTRTFLKVQDGCDYPCTYCTIPLARGASRSDTIENVVNRAKMIAEGGVKEIVLTGVNLGDFGIRNGQREDKFFDLVKALDEVEGIERIRISSIEPNLLSNEIIQFVSTSKRFVPHFHIPLQSGSDKILGLMRRRYRSDLYVERVAKIKEVMPHCCIGVDVIVGFPGETKEDFLDTYQFLNQLDISYLHVFTYSERELTAAAEMKGVVAGSERNERSKMLHILSDKKRRAFYESQMGTEAEVLFEADQKSGYMHGFTKNYVKVRAKYDPVMVNELKAVKLLEMTADGEVEVAELETVHTHH, from the coding sequence ATGAAAAAGGTCGCATTTTATACATTAGGTTGTAAACTCAATTTCTCTGAAACATCCACCATCGGTCGTTTATTTACCGATGCAGGTTATGCCGTAGTAGAATTTCAGGACCAGGCCGATGTTTATGTAATCAATACCTGTTCTGTTACAGAGCATGCTGATAAAAAATGCCGTAAAGTTGTTAAGGAAGCTTTAAAATATTCTCCTAATGCTTTTGTAACCATTGTGGGCTGTTATGCGCAGCTAAAACCACAGGAAATTGCCGAAATAGAAGGCGTTGATATGGTTTTGGGTGCTGCAGAAAAATTCAGGATAGTAGAATATATTACCGATCTAACCAAGCAGCCGAAAACCCTTATCCATCAACAAAATATAGAGAAAGTAAATCATAATTTTATTGCCTCTTATTCAATTGGCGATAGAACACGTACTTTTTTGAAAGTGCAGGATGGTTGCGATTATCCTTGTACCTACTGTACCATTCCTTTAGCACGCGGTGCTAGCCGTAGCGATACCATCGAAAATGTGGTTAACCGTGCAAAAATGATTGCAGAAGGTGGTGTAAAGGAAATTGTTTTGACCGGTGTAAATCTTGGCGATTTCGGCATTAGAAATGGCCAGCGTGAAGATAAATTTTTCGACCTGGTTAAAGCTTTAGATGAGGTAGAAGGAATTGAAAGAATCCGTATTTCGTCTATTGAACCAAATCTTTTGAGCAATGAGATCATTCAGTTTGTATCTACTTCAAAAAGGTTTGTCCCGCATTTCCATATTCCCCTGCAATCGGGTTCTGATAAAATTTTGGGTTTAATGCGCCGTCGTTATCGTAGCGATTTGTATGTGGAGCGTGTTGCCAAAATTAAGGAGGTAATGCCGCATTGTTGTATTGGCGTAGATGTAATTGTTGGCTTCCCTGGTGAAACGAAAGAAGATTTCCTGGATACCTATCAGTTCTTAAATCAGCTTGATATTTCTTATCTGCACGTATTTACTTACTCGGAGCGCGAATTAACTGCTGCAGCCGAAATGAAAGGTGTTGTGGCTGGCAGCGAGCGTAATGAGCGCAGTAAAATGCTTCATATTTTATCTGATAAAAAACGCAGGGCTTTCTACGAATCTCAAATGGGTACTGAAGCTGAAGTGCTTTTCGAAGCGGATCAGAAATCGGGTTACATGCATGGTTTTACCAAAAACTATGTAAAAGTACGCGCCAAATACGATCCGGTAATGGTAAATGAATTGAAAGCGGTTAAGCTTTTAGAAATGACTGCCGATGGAGAAGTGGAAGTAGCTGAGCTGGAAACTGTTCACACACATCATTAG
- a CDS encoding serine protease, translating into MRNDLELDAIIEDYLLGKLNAQETEAFEQLRRNDATVDHKVVSHKFFLESMGIFAEQLRLKEQLNHIHAEIDVESLASTLRPHPSRVVQLWRKHKSAIAVAASFVVLSLVSIYSIQHNTQQAERYRQLSNQVNNAIKTQNSLIRKIKHNNTTSDKPNAQNSFGGTGFAISTNGYILTNLHIINGADSLYVQNSKGESFKVKSVYTDPQNDIAILKINDKHFSNLSSIPYTIKRNTSNIGEIVYTLGYPKDDAVLGEGYVSSKNGFIGDTTQYQVAISVNPGNSGGPVLDNNGNLVGIISGKPDQTEGAAFAIKSKYILEAMRAIPQDSLGVNKLSASKKSLLSGLKRTKQIEKIQDYVFMIKAY; encoded by the coding sequence ATGAGAAACGATTTGGAGTTAGATGCAATTATTGAAGATTATCTTTTAGGTAAACTTAATGCACAGGAAACTGAAGCTTTTGAACAGTTACGTCGTAATGATGCCACAGTAGATCATAAAGTAGTTTCACATAAGTTCTTTTTAGAATCTATGGGGATATTTGCTGAGCAGTTACGCTTAAAAGAGCAGTTGAATCATATTCATGCCGAAATTGATGTGGAAAGTTTGGCTTCAACACTTAGGCCTCACCCTTCACGTGTGGTTCAATTATGGCGGAAACATAAATCTGCAATTGCAGTTGCCGCATCTTTCGTGGTGCTCTCTCTGGTTTCTATTTACTCTATCCAGCATAATACGCAACAGGCTGAGCGCTACAGACAGTTAAGTAATCAGGTAAATAATGCCATTAAAACACAAAATAGCTTAATCAGAAAAATTAAGCATAATAATACCACTTCTGATAAGCCAAATGCACAGAATAGTTTTGGCGGTACTGGTTTTGCCATTTCTACAAATGGTTACATCTTAACCAACCTGCATATTATCAATGGTGCTGATTCTTTATATGTGCAAAACAGTAAAGGAGAATCGTTTAAAGTAAAATCGGTTTATACAGATCCTCAAAACGATATCGCCATTCTTAAAATAAACGATAAACACTTCAGTAACTTATCTTCTATTCCTTACACCATTAAAAGGAATACAAGTAACATAGGCGAAATTGTATATACCTTAGGTTATCCAAAAGATGATGCTGTACTTGGAGAGGGTTATGTGAGTTCTAAAAATGGTTTTATTGGAGATACCACTCAGTATCAGGTAGCCATTTCAGTTAATCCTGGAAATAGCGGCGGCCCTGTTTTAGATAATAACGGAAATTTGGTTGGTATTATTAGTGGTAAGCCAGATCAGACCGAAGGTGCAGCCTTTGCCATTAAATCAAAATATATTTTAGAAGCGATGAGGGCTATTCCTCAGGATTCATTAGGTGTAAATAAACTTTCTGCCAGCAAAAAAAGCTTGCTGTCTGGTTTAAAACGAACCAAACAGATTGAAAAAATACAAGATTATGTATTTATGATAAAAGCATACTAA
- a CDS encoding cold-shock protein, which yields MATGKVKWFNTQKGFGFIVQEDNKDLFVHFKDVLGGIESLKENDTVEFEVAEGRKGLQAVNVKKV from the coding sequence ATGGCAACCGGAAAAGTTAAATGGTTTAACACTCAAAAAGGCTTTGGATTTATTGTGCAAGAAGACAATAAAGACTTATTTGTACATTTTAAAGATGTTTTAGGTGGAATCGAAAGCTTGAAAGAAAACGACACAGTAGAATTTGAAGTAGCTGAAGGCAGAAAAGGTTTACAAGCAGTAAACGTTAAGAAAGTTTAA
- a CDS encoding Crp/Fnr family transcriptional regulator, with protein MNPEYDYNTQDKWLPFNGFSPLITVFRSFHDLTPDMEFIINNETFPVTFKKNKFISSPLHHDKYVYLILNGITRGYMKDEDKEITTWIAKENELVGNVCNVWNNNEAIDGYVQALEDVVAIAIPHTMSKQLYLNYHIANYIGRKVTQLHYLQACERALISRLQSAEKRYIRFIKSYPELVDRVPLKYIASFLCMRLETLSRVRSKLALV; from the coding sequence ATGAATCCCGAATACGACTATAATACCCAAGATAAGTGGTTGCCATTTAATGGTTTTTCGCCATTAATTACCGTTTTTAGATCATTTCATGATTTGACCCCGGACATGGAATTTATCATCAACAACGAAACTTTTCCGGTTACTTTTAAAAAAAACAAATTTATTTCTTCCCCGTTGCACCACGATAAATATGTGTACCTCATCCTTAACGGGATTACCAGGGGGTATATGAAAGATGAGGATAAAGAAATTACCACCTGGATTGCGAAAGAAAATGAATTGGTAGGAAATGTATGTAATGTTTGGAATAATAATGAAGCCATTGACGGGTATGTACAGGCTTTAGAAGACGTTGTGGCCATTGCCATTCCACATACCATGTCGAAACAACTATACTTAAATTACCACATAGCCAACTATATCGGCCGAAAAGTAACACAGCTTCACTATTTACAAGCTTGCGAAAGGGCGCTCATTTCGAGGTTACAATCCGCAGAAAAAAGGTATATCCGTTTTATTAAATCCTATCCAGAACTGGTAGATCGGGTTCCACTTAAATATATTGCCTCATTCTTATGTATGCGCCTGGAAACATTAAGCCGTGTACGATCGAAATTGGCTTTGGTGTAA
- a CDS encoding peroxidase, whose product MSIRLGDTAPNFQANTSIGEIDFYDYLGDSWGVLFSHPADYTPVCTTELGRTAALKGEFEKRKVKVLALSVDSAESHKGWINDINETQHTSVEFPIIADPDKTVANLYDMIHPNASETLTVRSLFVISPDKKVKLTITYPASTGRNFNEVLRVIDSLQLTANYSVATPADWKDGEDVIVVNSIKTEDIPAKFPKGHQVIKPYLRTTPQPNK is encoded by the coding sequence ATGAGTATAAGATTAGGCGATACCGCACCGAATTTCCAGGCCAACACATCCATTGGTGAAATAGATTTTTACGATTATTTAGGCGATAGCTGGGGCGTATTGTTTTCGCACCCTGCCGATTATACCCCTGTTTGTACAACAGAACTGGGTAGAACTGCAGCTTTAAAAGGTGAGTTTGAAAAAAGAAAGGTTAAAGTTCTGGCACTAAGTGTTGATTCTGCTGAGTCGCATAAAGGTTGGATTAACGATATCAACGAAACGCAGCATACATCTGTAGAATTTCCAATTATTGCCGATCCAGATAAAACAGTGGCAAATTTATACGATATGATCCACCCAAACGCTTCCGAAACGTTAACCGTTCGGTCATTGTTCGTAATCAGTCCTGATAAAAAGGTGAAGTTAACCATTACTTATCCGGCATCAACCGGCAGAAATTTTAATGAAGTATTACGGGTAATTGATTCTTTACAGCTTACGGCAAATTATAGTGTTGCTACACCGGCCGACTGGAAAGATGGTGAAGATGTAATTGTGGTAAACAGCATTAAAACTGAAGATATTCCGGCTAAATTTCCTAAAGGACATCAGGTAATCAAACCGTATTTACGTACCACACCTCAGCCAAATAAGTAA
- a CDS encoding NifU family protein, which produces MTINVYTEQTPNPATMKFMVNKLLINGSEDFATKESAEHSPFAKELFKFNFVSGVFFASNFVTITKTDDAEWADIEAILKEFVKGAVESELKIKEATTEEAPAFEGTETEIKIQQILHDYVRPAVEQDGGAITYKSFDEGVVTVELRGSCSGCPSSTITLKSGIQNLLQRMVPEVTEVVSEAL; this is translated from the coding sequence ATGACGATTAACGTATATACAGAACAGACTCCAAATCCGGCGACCATGAAATTCATGGTAAACAAGCTGTTAATAAACGGCAGTGAGGATTTTGCAACTAAAGAGAGTGCAGAGCATTCGCCTTTTGCCAAAGAGTTATTTAAGTTCAACTTTGTTTCTGGCGTTTTTTTCGCCAGCAATTTTGTGACCATCACCAAAACAGATGATGCAGAATGGGCTGATATTGAAGCTATTTTAAAAGAATTTGTTAAGGGAGCTGTAGAATCTGAATTAAAAATTAAAGAAGCAACTACCGAAGAAGCACCTGCTTTTGAGGGTACTGAAACTGAAATTAAAATTCAGCAGATTCTACACGATTATGTACGTCCGGCTGTTGAGCAGGATGGTGGTGCAATTACATACAAATCTTTTGATGAAGGTGTGGTTACCGTAGAGCTACGTGGCTCTTGCAGTGGTTGTCCGTCTTCTACAATAACGCTTAAATCAGGTATCCAAAACTTATTGCAGAGAATGGTACCTGAAGTTACAGAAGTGGTTTCTGAAGCGCTTTAA